A DNA window from Canis lupus familiaris isolate Mischka breed German Shepherd chromosome 10, alternate assembly UU_Cfam_GSD_1.0, whole genome shotgun sequence contains the following coding sequences:
- the ATF4 gene encoding cyclic AMP-dependent transcription factor ATF-4, protein MAEMSFLSSEVLVGDLMSPFDQSGLGAEESLGLLDDYLEVAKHFKPHGFSSDKAKAGSSEWLALDGLVSASDNGKEDAFSGTDWMVEKMDLKEFDFDTLFSIDDLETMPDELLATLDDTCDLFDPLVQETNKEPPQIVNPIGHLPESLPKTDQIAPFTFLQPLPLSPGALSSTPDHSFSLELGSEVDISEGDRKSDSTAYITVIPQCIKEEDAPSDNDSGICMSPESYLGSPQHSPSTSRGSPNRSLLSPGSLCGSARPKPYDPPGEKTAKVKVEKLDKKLKKMEQNKTAATRYRQKKRAEQEALTGECKELEKKNEALKERADSLAKEIQYLKDLIEEVRKAREKKRVP, encoded by the exons ATGGCCGAGATGAGTTTCCTGAGCAGCGAGGTGTTGGTGGGGGACTTGATGTCCCCCTTCGACCAGTCGGGTTTGGGGGCTGAGGAAAGCCTAGGTCTCTTAGACGACTACCTGGAGGTGGCCAAGCACTTCAAACCTCATGGGTTCTCCAGCGACAAGGCTAAGGCGGGCTCCTCCGAATGGCTGGCTTTGGATGGGTTGGTCAGTGCCTCAGACAACGGCAAGG AGGATGCCTTCTCCGGGACAGATTGGATGGTGGAGAAAATGGATCTGAAGGAGTTTGATTTTGACACTCTGTTCAGTATAGATGACCTGGAAACCATGCCAGATGAGCTTTTGGCCACGTTGGATGACACGTGTGATCTCTTTGACCCCCTAGTCCAGGAGACTAATAAGGAGCCCCCTCAGATCGTGAACCCAATTGGCCATCTCCCAGAAAGTTTACCAAAAACAGACCAGATTGCCCCCTTTACCTTTCTGCAACCACTTCCACTCTCCCCAGGGGCCCTGTCCTCCACTCCAGATCATTCTTTTAGTTTAGAGCTAGGCAGTGAAGTGGATATCTCTGAAGGAGATAGAAAGTCAGATTCTACTGCTTACATTACCGTGATCCCTCAGTGCATAAAGGAGGAAGATGCCCCCTCAGATAATGACAGTGGCATCTGTATGAGTCCTGAGTCCTATCTTGGGTCCCCCCAGCATAGCCCCTCTACCTCCAGGGGCTCTCCAAATAGGAGCCTGCTGTCTCCAGGTTCCCTCTGTGGTTCTGCCCGCCCCAAACCCTATGACCCTCCTGGAGAGAAGACCGCAAAAGTAAAGGTTGAGAAACTAgataagaaactgaaaaaaatggagCAGAACAAGACAGCAGCCACTAGGTACCGCCAGAAGAAGAGGGCAGAGCAGGAAGCCCTCACTGGTGAGTGTAAAGAACTGGAAAAGAAGAACGAGGCTCTGAAGGAGAGGGCAGATTCTTTAGCTAAGGAGATCCAGTATCTGAAAGATTTGATAGAGGAGGTCAGAAAGgccagggagaagaaaagggtCCCCTAG